AAATTTTTTGTCAAATTTCGGATTTATGATTGACCAAAATATACCCTTAAAATTATGCGACACCCCACACAAAGCATTGGAGATATTGAGGTTGTCGCCAAAAGCTGAAGATATTATAAATAAATCAATTACTTCAGTTGCGCCTTTAGAGTCAGGGGATACCAATCTATTCCCCGACTATATAATGAGAGCTGATATTAAAAATCTTCATGAATATATTTACTATAAAAGCAGGTTTTCTTGTATATCAACTTTGCTGGTTGATTATTCAATGCCAGGAATGGATGGTGATGAGCTGTGTAGGCAATTAGAAAATAATCCCGTAAAAAAAATTATGTTGACGGGGGTAGCTGATTATTCTAGGGCAATTAAATGGTTTAACTCTGGAATAATTGATCATTTTATTGTGAAAGAATCTAACAATATGTCCGCAGAATTAAACCAGGCTATTTGTAAGTGCAAAAAAGCATACTTTGAAAAATCTTCTCTAAATTTATTAAGCTATATTACTAAAATGAATTCCTGTTTTGATAACATAAAATATTTCGAGTTTATTCATAAATTTTTTATGGAAAATAAATTTTCTGAATATTACTTAATTGACTCATCTGGAAGCATGTTGTTTCTTGATTTTCAAGGCAACCCAACATGGATAATTATAAAATCTGCGAATGAGATTGAGCAGTTAGCCGAGGTTTCAGTTGAAAATGAGGCACAACCCGAAATCATTAAACTACTACAAACAAAGAAGAAGATCCCTTTTTTCTTTACAGATGATGATTGGCGGGCACCCGTTTCAAATTGGGAAAATTACTTACATGAGGCATTGCCTATTCCAGG
This is a stretch of genomic DNA from Gammaproteobacteria bacterium. It encodes these proteins:
- a CDS encoding response regulator; this translates as MSNITQALFYFPTTVLLVDDDSNFLSNFGFMIDQNIPLKLCDTPHKALEILRLSPKAEDIINKSITSVAPLESGDTNLFPDYIMRADIKNLHEYIYYKSRFSCISTLLVDYSMPGMDGDELCRQLENNPVKKIMLTGVADYSRAIKWFNSGIIDHFIVKESNNMSAELNQAICKCKKAYFEKSSLNLLSYITKMNSCFDNIKYFEFIHKFFMENKFSEYYLIDSSGSMLFLDFQGNPTWIIIKSANEIEQLAEVSVENEAQPEIIKLLQTKKKIPFFFTDDDWRAPVSNWENYLHEALPIPGVLGHYFATIHPNTRYNLNKDKITSHKDYLLAIS